One Carya illinoinensis cultivar Pawnee chromosome 5, C.illinoinensisPawnee_v1, whole genome shotgun sequence genomic window, TGTGCATGCTGTATGCTTGTCCCTTGTCTGCTTTGGTATACTGCTACCCATGCCCACTAACTGCACAACAAGCTTCTCATCAAGCATCCCCCTCCTCCCAGTCCAGGTATCCAGCCCCGTCGCCATCAACCTCTCCCATTATCGAAAAACCATGGACATCATCTCCTATTTCCGATAACCTCCAATGGGGACAACTTCCATTTTGGGTAGGCATAGACGAAACCTAGAGACGAACAACCTCCATATATTTGTATAACAACCATGCCTAGAGCCAcctgaagcttatttagagaCATCCATAACCAAAACAGAGCtaacaaaaatgaaacaaatgaaaaaacaaCCAAGAAACCGTTTGACTCTGCGTCACCTGAACTCCAACCACCATCCATGGGAACATCCACCATGAGCTACGACTGGGCTCCACCCCAGAAAACACTTTATCCCCTCCATGCAGCTTAGCATGTATCCCCAAAAAATCCTCTATTTTTCATGGATAAAATAGAGTTCTTTTATCCCATGGGAGAGCACCCCAAACAGCAAACTAAACTCCATCTCCAAGAGCAAGACTCCCTGACCGACTCACACCGTAAACCCTCTATGTTGTCCCCTCAGAAGACCAAACCAAAGTGGTCAGGAATACTAGCCATATGAAACCGAAATCCTCCACCTCCAACATGGAATATTATTACGATTATAGAAGGATCCACAAGATCCTCCTCAAATCATGTTGTAAATAACGTTGTTTCTCCAATCCCATAATTCTAGGCAATCCCTTGATTTTAGACAATAGCTTAGATGGAAATATTACCTTGTATTTTTTCTGTAAGATTTGTTGTAACTGGGTGTAAATATTCTATATAATGATATACGAGTACCACAAGCAATCTGCGGTGGTTTTTCAAACCTTGTCATGGTATCAGTAGTCATCTAGGACTCATATCCATCGATCCTCATGGCCTCCGTAACCCCGTCGACTACTCTATCTTTCAACACCATGGTCCACCTCCTCACCATCAAGCTATCTTCCTCCAACTACCTCCTCTGACGCAGTCAAGTGCTGCCCCTATTGCAGTGCCAAAATCCTCTCAGCTATGTTGATGGCTCCCTCACACCTCCCTTTGCCACTATTAGTTCCAATGACTCTACCACTGAAAATCCAAAATTTGTTGAATGGCAGCAGACCGATCAGCTTGTTCTCAACCTTCTCCTCTCTTCATTGACGGAAGAAGCTCTGTTTGCTGTTGTTGGCTTGACCACTTTGCATGACGTATGGTGTACTCTAGAGACAACCTTTAGTCATTGTTCAAAATCTTGGGAGCTGCGCCTCAAATATGAACTGCAGCACATGAGGAAAGATGCTTGGACAATGGTTGAATACTCTCGCGAGTTCAAATTTGTTTGTGACCAGCTCGCTGCCATGGGCCGACCAGTGGATGATCTCGACAAAATACACTGGTATTTGCATGGAATTGGCTATGCTTTCTCCACTTTTTCTACTACACAACTATCTATTTCACCTCTCCCTTCTTTTACTAATATTGTTCCCATGGTGGAGAGTtatgaaaattttgttaaatcATTGGAGATGCCTTCCACGGAATCCAGTTATGTTGCCTTCACCGCCTTTCATGGACACAAATCAAGCCGTGGGGGAGGTCGTAATTCTCGTGGAGGCCATGGCCGAAGTGGTGGACGTCACCAATGCAATCGCCCTATTTGGTGTCAAATTTGTCGTAAGGAAGGGCATTACGCCACTGCTTGCAATGACTGTTACTCTCAACCTTCCAATGCTGCCAATCTTGTGGAGGCTTTTACCTCATGCTCACTCAATGCCAATCAAGATTTTGATTGGTATACAGACACTGGCGCAACTGTGCACATGACTAATGATGTCATTCAGTTAGACAAGTCTAACACGTACATTGGTAAGGATCGTCTTGTTGTTGGTAATGACACCTCTCTCCCAATCTCTCACACTGGTACCATCTCTCCACCGCTTCCTTTACCTTAAAGGATGTCTTAGTTGTACCTAGCTtaaccaaaaatctcatatctATTAGTAAACTTACAtctgatttttcattttctatcacATTTACTAATGATCGCTTTGTTATCCAGAATCAAGCCACAAGAAGGGTAGTGGCAACCGGACGACGTGAGAACGGCCTCTATGTGCTTAAGCGTGGACAtcaatctttaatttttattttctcaaataattGTCCTCGAGCTTCCTTTGATGTTTGGCATGCTCGTTTGGGTCATGTCTCTCattctattatttctcttttgaatAAAAATCATCAATTATGTGTGACCTCTTTGCTTCCTACACCCACTATTTGTTCTAGTTGTCAACTTGCAAAAAGTCACCGTCTCCCATTTCAACAAAATGCAAAACGGGCGTATCATGTTTTGAATCTTATTCATTGTGACTTATGGGGTCCATCTCCCGTTCCCTCTAATTTGGGTTACAAATATTATGtcatttttgtttataatttttcccGATTTACCTGGTTTTatcatttgaaatttaaatatgatttttaccgcatttttcttcaatttcagaAATTTATGGAAAATCAGTTTTCcgttaaaatcaaaatatttcaacGTGATGGAGGTACTGAATTTACCAATCATACTTTTTGAGATCACTTACTCAATTGTGGCATTTGTCATCAAATGTCTTGCCCTTATACACCGGCCCAAAATAGTCGTGCTGAGCACAAACATCGCCACATAACCAAAATTGGTTTAGCAATGCTCTTTCACTCACACGTCCTTCTGAAATTTTGGGTAGATGCCTTTAGCACGTTGCATTTTCCATTAATCGGTTGCCCACACCTACTCTTGATGGCCTGTCTCCTTTTGAGCTCTTGTATGGTACGCCTCCCGTTTACTCCAATTTTCATCTCTTTAGATGCCTTGCATTTCCATACTTATGTGATTATGCCTCTCACAAATTAGCCCCCTGTAATCGTCCctgtgtttttcttggatatagTATGTCTAATAATGGTTTTCGTTGTCTTGATCGTTCCACTAATCACGTTTTCATCTCTAGGCATGCTATTTTTGATGAACTTAATTACCCTTTTAAGGGAACTCCTTGTTCTAAGCCCTTGCCCAACTCTCCCATTAGTGCATTTCTTGAACCAGCTCCTATATCAGAGGTCTTATCACTGACTCAGCCCGCTCTCAAACCATGTCCATGTGATTCTTGCTTAACTGATACTTCTGCTAGTCTTGTGCCTCCTTTTGTTTTGCAGGCCCCAGATGATGCGCCCACTATGAACCCGGTGCCAAGACCTCCATCTGACTCCATTGTCTTGCTTGCTAGTCCAGCTCCACTTGTCGACGTATCCTCGGGGCAACCACCTCTAATTGGCATTCATTCGATGTAGACTTGAGCCAAATTAGGCATTTTCAAGCCCGCTTACCGATCTTATGTGTGCACAGTTCCTCAATCCGACCTACTTCAATCTCTTCTCACCATGCGTGAGCCCAAAGGTTTCAAGTCCGCTGCTAAACATCCTGGATGGATTACCGCCATGGATGACGAAATTCAGTCCCTTCACCAGAATCACACATGGGACTTGGTACCCAAACTGCCCAACAAAAATGTTGTGGGCTCCAAATGGGTCTTTCGCATAAAATACTTATCCGATGGTACTGTGGATTGCCTTAAGGCTCGTTTGGTTGCAAAAGGCTATACACAACAACTGGGTCTCGACTTCATTGATACTTTTAGTCCTGTTGTCAAGGCTTCCACAGTACGCGTTGTTTTATCCTTGGCTGTTTCTAATAATTGGCCTCTCTGGCAACTTGATGTCAAGAATGCATTTCTTAATGGGCTTTTGCAGGAAGAagtctatatggatcaaccgcTTGGATATGTTGACTCTAAATATCCAACATATGTTTGCAGGCTTCGCCGAGccctttatggtctcaaacaagctccaTGCTATTGGTTATATCGTTTTAGCTCATTTCTCTTAGCTATTGGCTTTGTTTGTAGTCGTGTAGACTCATCGTTATTTGTTCTCTCCAAGCGTGCtgatttaatttgtttattactCTATATTGATGACATTGTAGTCACTGGCAGCAATTTGGCACTTCTTGATAGCTTTATTGGCAAGCTAACTCGCGAATTTGCTACCAAGGACCTTGGATCTTTGAACTATTTTTTGGGCTTGGAAGCCCATCGCACGTCTACTGGTCTTTTCTTAGCCAAGCCAAGTACGCTCATGAAATCTTACAGCGTGCACAGTTAGTTGACTCCAAACTTGTGGGTACTCCCATGGTGGTCGCTCAACATCTTTCCATAgcaggtctagattttgatgACCCATCCCTCTACCGGTCACTTGTCGGAGCTCTCCAATATCTCACAATCACTCGACCAGATATTACTCAAGCTGTAAGTGTCGTCAGCCAATTCATGCACAAGCCATCTATTTCTCATTTTCAAGCTGTAAAAAGGATCCTACGCTATGTTAAGGGGACTCTTTGGTTTGGTTTATCTTTCACTCCATCTTCTTCCTGAGAACTTCTTGCTTATTCAGATGTCGATTGGGCTGAATGTCCTGATATGCGCCGCTCAATATCTGGCTATGCTGTTTATTTTGGCAGTAATCTGGTGTCTTGGAGTTCCAAGAAACAACCAACAGTTTCTCGGTCCAGTTGTGAATCTGAATATTGGGCATTAGCCCTCACTGCCGCTGAGGTTAAGTGACTACGACACCTTCTTCGGGATCTTCATGTATCTCCTCCATCTCCTCCAGTCCTactttgtgataatcaaagctCATTCTTTCTTGCCGTCAATCCAGTTTCTCATAAACGTTCCAAGCACATTGATTTGGATTATCATTTTTATGCAAATTGGTGGCTTCCGGAGAGCTCAAGATTCTCTATGTTCCCACTCACTTACAAATTGCTGACATGTTCACCAAAAGTCTCGGCCGACCTGCCTTCATCTTCCTACGTTCCAAGCTTCGCGTCTATGATTCTGAGACGCTATGCTTGTGGGGGGTATTACGATTATAGAAGGATCCATAAGATCCTCCTCAAATCATGTTGTAAATAATGTTGTTTCTCCAATCCCATGATTCTAGGCAATCCCTTGATTTTAGACAATAGCTTAGATGGAAATATTACCTTGTATTCTTTCCGTAAGACTTCTTGTAACTGAGTGTAAATATTCTATATAATGATATACAAGTATCACAAGCAATCTGCGGTGGTTTTTCAAACCTTGTCAAATATCTCTCCACCCAGCTAGGTGATTTGTTAAGGAAGAGAACTCGATACAAACCCTTGTGATGGCCTTTCAACGGAAACAAAAAAAGCAGCCAAATGGCTTTTATAACCGAAAGAAAAAAGATCGCAGCTCagaacataaacaaaaaaaaatgggtagaggagggagggaggagaagTTCTtccctcccccctccccctcAACGGCTTTCCTGATCTTTTGTCTAGAGAGAAGGAAGATTTTCTCTCACTAAAGAGAAGGAAGAGTTTCTCAATTAGATCTTTAAATTGATTATATTGAATTacttatatgtaaatatttttatagttatgAATAGTGTTAATACATCTTTGCAATGTATTGTTCATTCTATAAATactattttgttaattttttttctctctttccaatCTCTCCACCCACTCTACTTTCAACATATTTGTAGTGGGtgttaattgcaaaatatataaaagaaaattagttttaagaaaaaaaattaaaaataatattttactattattttggtTCAGAGATGCTTAATCTAATGTAAAAATTTTTCTTGaatggaaaaaataattttcaaaatatatgattttacgtTTGTATATAGATAAATCAATGTCAATGCTATCATATAGACTATAGTGGAGAGCGGTTGGTCCAACTTGTTAAGCAGCCAAGAACGAAAAGAAATGAGTTCCGATCTAACATCCAGCCCAATTAATACCAGCAAGTCCACGTGAAGTAGTGCCTATATCCCACCTGGGATGAGTGTCCATCCCAGATTATTGATTTTAAAAGCTCCCAAACTTTGTAGATCGGACCTCTATCTTGGCGTCCCATGAATGTAACCAATCTCTCTGCCTCATTGTCAATGCGTGGTTGAATTTGCGGACAAAACGGCCTCCCTACACTTTAGGCCTCCCCTCGTCCTGACTGCAATCGTGGCGAGGCACCCACGCACATTGAGGTCTGACCTGCTCGCATTTTTACTGGTACCCAATTCACTTCTCCATCGATTTTGGGGCAAAAAGTCCTCTCCTCAGCTTTTGGTGTGATATCTTAAAGCTGCTTATTGCATTGTTTTTGTGATGCTCTGAGTTTGATCGCAAGCTTCTTTGCTAATTGGCTTGCGTCGTTCTTCATAGGAACCATTTTGAAGCTGTACAAAGGGGTGCCAGAAAGTTTGTGCTGTCTCGATCAGGTCTGGGACCCGTGGGAACTAAATCATGAAGACTTGGATGGTTTTTTGTCTCGTATTTTCTTTTGGATGTGTGCTCAACTTCATTTGTTTATATCGGGTCATATGCTTGAGTTATTGGACAGAACGTCCTCCTTTGGCCTCTGATAAACATCCATGTTCTATTAAAAATACCTTCAAACTAAGAATTGTAGGGCTTTACCCCAGAGAGGAGCCCTTCCAGAAATTCTCGAAGGCCAGGGACGAACCCAGGCCTAAGAGGGGGTTTGGAAATAGTTTTCAACCAGCAATAGACGCGCCTCGGTTAGAACCTCACTAGCTGCGTCATTGCCCCAAGCGCAAAGATGCCTTTTATCTCCATTTTGCTCTAGTTTTATATTCACCCATGCAACTCGGTCTGCCAAAAAAAaagcaatgtgggacttaaaACTTTCAATTCTTCTACATACAACCGCGGTGGGGAACCGTGGTATAATCGGCTAATGCCAcgttagatattaaaaaaaatgaagaagaagaaaacagacgaaaggaaatagaagaaagaagagaaactaACGGATGCCCAAACTTTGTTAGGAGAAAAAACAGAGCAGAGGGGTTGTCTTCTACAATCTATGGTTGTCCTCGTGGGTAGGAGAAAAGGCAGAGATTGCTTGTTCATCTGCAGTCTCTGATCTgccagattaaaaaaataaagattgatGCTTTCAGATCAAAATGGACTAACAAAATAAAGAGATTTCATCCCAGTCTACCTCTCAGCTGTGCCgagtaaataaataagatttcgAAATGATGGGTCGGTTGTGGATTTGGGTaaagtttggtttgattttgaaTGATGGACTGGTTTGATTGTGTCTTCATgtgtaagagaaaaaatagagagagtggTCGTCGGCGTGGGTAGGAGAAAAGAAGCAAAGAGAGGTCTGTAGAAACTGAAGCGCAGAGAGGTCTATGCTAGTCGTCGTGGGTAGGAGGAATTTGGACAGCTGCATATTTGCTTTCCAGGATGCATCCCATCTCGGTCTGTGAAATAAATGcctcttttttttgggggggggggctgGGGGGGCTGGTGATGTCTTTAATGTTTTTATAGAGGAAGTCGTTGATGGGTTCGATTCATCCTTTCCAACAATTTTTTGCCAAGGTTCGCTGAAAAGGGGCCGATCTGATCACATCAGTTTGCAAGGGAATTTGGCAGAAGGGTTTGTTAATTCATTTTGGATTATGTTGTTGAGAAGATTGCAccatgttgtaccatgaaatccCATGAATTTCTGAACTATTTCCTAGGATCAGTTGATTTTTGTAGGATTCGAAATATagacttgtaagttgatggcTTTTTTTAATGGTTGTTTGACAAAGAAAACATGCTCATGCTctttgtgggttttttttttttttttaaaataatgactTGTTATGGTGGGCTTTCCATGCTTTTCCACCTTTCCTTTCGTTGAGGGAAACTTGGGTGATGTTACTGTGAAAAAGAAGAGGATGAAGAAGGAGAAATGAGGTAATGGGAAGACGAAGACGAGACGAGGCGCTTTGACAAATTGAATGAAATGGTGCGTTCCATTTATGCCACGTGGGATGCGATTCCCCTATGCTTCCCCCAGCCGACTACATCGAGCATTTTTCTAAAACTTTATGCACACCAAGAATTTAATGTTCGGTTTCTCCCTAATTTTCATCAGCTCACCTGAGCCAGTTAGTTTTCCTGAACATTTTCCTTCTCAGCAGTGCATTTATTATAGTAcgaaattttatctttttagtGGAATGCGTGTGGAAACTTTATGCACCCCAAAAATTTTCTGTTTGGTTTCTCCCTAATTTTCAGCACCTCACCTGAGCCAGTTCGTTTTCCTGAACATTTTCCTTCTCAGCAGTGCATTTATTATTGTACGAAATTTTAGCTTTTTAGTGGAATGCGTGTGGAAAAGACATTAAAAGCAAAGTAACTTTTCCATTATCATACATGCACTTCAAACACCAAGCAAACTACGTCAACACAACTGGCCTTTATAGCGGTAGCCATCACAACACAAACTGAAAGAAAATTACAACACTTATAAAGACTAGAGAACCAGGCACACTCATCGACTTACTATATATGTGAATTTAAGGAAATGCCTCGATCACAGATTGAACAGCACGAATGGGTTTCACCGTGTACTTGCTAAATCCTGCCTTCCCAAGAACAAGTCCCCACTCCTCTAAAGTTCTCTCTTTCCCCGTTGTAGTATGAGCCATCATTATCATGTCTAGCGCCAACCTCACGTCTGTTAGTTTGTCTGATATTTTCGCTTCTTGATCAATTACAGCCTCAACAATTATCACCTTCCCTTTGCCCTCCGGAATAGATTCTCTGCATTTTTTCAGGATTTGGATGCATTCGTTGTCTCCCCAATCGTGCAGAACATTCTGCGATTCACAAAGATAATACATTAAAGGAATTAAACCAATGAGCTAGAGTCCTAGACATCGTCAAGGATACTaatcaaataaatgaaatacGTTGATGAAAGCAGCATCAGCCTTTGGAACACTTGCAAACATGTCACCTCCGACATAATCAATTCCGGGGAACTCTGCCGCATCAGAGACAACATGGGGAAGATCAAAGTTGATGCCTCGAATCCATTGACACGACGTAACCAACAACTGCAAAGTCGTTCCGTTGCCTCCACCCACGTCCACCAAACTGCTAAGCCCGTCAAATACCTCTGGACAACCTTGAAGAATCGCAGGCACCACCAACCTAGCATTACACGCCATTGCTTCATTAATGAGACGGCTATGACCAGGATTTTCTGCTGCATACCTCCATATGTCTTCACCATGAACTACATCAAACGGTGCAGTCTCATAGGCAAGAACACGGGCACTTAGGCTATGCCATGGTGCGAGCATAACTGGGCTGCTCTCAAGCAAAATAAGAGCAGCCATGCTATGTTCTCCATTCCGCAAAAGACGGCTAGATAGACGTGTTTGTGCATAACCTGGGGAGCCTTTGGTTGTGGGCATCTCTTTGAATATTCCGCGGTGCGTTAGGAACCTCATAACGCGGGAGAGTGGGGACGGATCGCAACCTAGAGTTGATGATAACTCGGAGAGTGTCATAGGGCCTCCTCCATGGCTTTCAATGGTATCAGCTATCCCAAGTTCAATGGCACACTTGACTACTGCCATTTCTGTGAACCCAAATATGTATTTCCAGATACCCACTTCCGCTTGTTCTTCTTCCTCATCCCACTCTGTTCTGTGTGTATTTtccatctctttctctctgatCTGTTTGAGCAAGCTCTATTAAT contains:
- the LOC122309594 gene encoding acetylserotonin O-methyltransferase-like, which gives rise to MENTHRTEWDEEEEQAEVGIWKYIFGFTEMAVVKCAIELGIADTIESHGGGPMTLSELSSTLGCDPSPLSRVMRFLTHRGIFKEMPTTKGSPGYAQTRLSSRLLRNGEHSMAALILLESSPVMLAPWHSLSARVLAYETAPFDVVHGEDIWRYAAENPGHSRLINEAMACNARLVVPAILQGCPEVFDGLSSLVDVGGGNGTTLQLLVTSCQWIRGINFDLPHVVSDAAEFPGIDYVGGDMFASVPKADAAFINNVLHDWGDNECIQILKKCRESIPEGKGKVIIVEAVIDQEAKISDKLTDVRLALDMIMMAHTTTGKERTLEEWGLVLGKAGFSKYTVKPIRAVQSVIEAFP